The following proteins are encoded in a genomic region of Onychomys torridus unplaced genomic scaffold, mOncTor1.1, whole genome shotgun sequence:
- the LOC118575116 gene encoding ectonucleotide pyrophosphatase/phosphodiesterase family member 1-like — protein sequence MRPVYPTKTFPNHYSIVTGLYPESHGIIDNKMYDPKMNASFSLKSKEKFNPLWYKGQPIWVTANHQQAKSGTYFWPGSDVKIDGILPDIYKVYNGSVPFEDRILAVLRWLQLPSSERPHFYTLYLEEPDSSGHSHGPVSSE from the exons ATGAGGCCTGTATACCCTACAAAAACGTTTCCCAACCATTATAGCATCGTCACA GGACTTTATCCAGAATCCCACGGCATAATTGACAACAAGATGTATGATCCCAAAATGAATGCTTCTTTCTCacttaaaagtaaagaaaaattcaacCCTTTGTGGTACAAAGGCCAGCCG ATTTGGGTCACAGCTAATCATCAGCAGGCCAAGTCTGGTACATACTTCTGGCCAGGATCAGATGTGAAAATTGATGGAATACTACCAGATATCTACAAAGTGTATAATGG gTCCGTACCATTTGAAGATAGAATTTTGGCTGTTCTTCGCTGGCTACAGCTTCCTAGCTCTGAAAG ACCACACTTTTACACTCTGTATTTAGAAGAACCAGATTCCTCAGGCCATTCACATGGACCAGTCAGCAGTGAG